The sequence tttccaaagttCATACTTTATCAACATCATATTTACTGTCATATGTGATATGTCCAACAGGGGTCACTCCGGAGAAATTTGACAGGCATAATAGATTTTGGCAAGAACAAGTTAGTGAATATTGGAAGTTGATTGGTGTCAACCTGACTGAAATACGAAATGTCATGGACATGAATGCTTATTATGGAGGATTTTCGGTGGCATTAAGTGCCTTGCCTATGTGGGTGATGAATATTGTTCCGGCTACCATGAGTAACACATTGTCTGCCATTTATGACCGTGGGTTAATTGGTGCTTATCATGATTGGTAGGTTGTCAACTTGTATCTATTATTAGTAAATAGTTTTGTCATTGTAGATATTACATTGCTTAAAATTTGTGTTATAGGTGTGTCCCATTCTCAACATACCCACGCTCATATGATCTGCTCCACGCTTTTcatcttttttctcattacaaaGACCATGTGGAAGGTTGTGGTATAGAAGATATCATGCTAGAGATGGATCGCATGATCCGTCCTCAGGTATAATTTTGTTACTTTTAGTTATTTAGTTACAGTGTATAAACTTTACATGAACTTCACAAAAAATGTTTGCCATAATTCGAAAGAAAAGTGGTTATCCTTTATTCTGGATTGGAACGTCCTTGCATGATAGTCTTACATTATTTTTAATGGGGACAAAATTGGTTGGTCAAAATACTTGCTTCGCCAAGGCACATTGGTCTTCAATTTGGCTTCTGCATTTTGTTTTTCATGTGCACTACCAACAAACCTGAACATAAATGGTGCCACATATATCCAGGGCTTTATTTAGTTACCAAATTGCCATTTTTTTTCTGTATATATCCAGGGCTTTATTATAATCAGAGACGAGGAGTCTATTGTGTCCACAGTCCGAAATCTCGCACCCAAGTTCCTTTGGGACTTCACATTGCACATGTTAGAAAATGAGGAAAAGAAGATGGAGCCTGTGCTAGTTTGCCGGAAGAAATTTTGGGCTATCATTTGAGGTAAGCTGAATATAAAAACCTACAAAGATTCTTTTTCATTTCTGTGTTTTGGCATTGACGCTAACTTTGCAGAAGGATGCAGTATCTCTGGATCACTCAAATATCACTGGTGAAGCCCACTTCACTCAATGTTCCGGACAATCGAACTTGGATAAATTCCAAGACGCAGTGCATAATGAAGTTCCACATAACATCATGTGGAAGAAGTTTTGCCATTACTGGGACAAAAGAAAGTTGAAACGGACTACCAACTAGTTTATGTGCAAGTTTAGTTATGGCTCATATTCTAGCTTTAATTGTTTTGTCAAGCATGATCTCATATGGCTGTATCATTTTAATTGATCAATTCAATCTACCTcctttctctttttcctggttgTACATGCCAACACGGTATATCTCAAAACACCAGAATCGAGTGCAGGTACTAGCAACACTGATCCTGTTCTTTGTTTACTGGAGGATGGATTCGGaaattaaaaaaagttttttCGTCGAAAATTTTCAATTATTTATTTCGCAATGAATTATTCATCCTTCGTATTTGATGGTGTCAGTGCACCGTCATGGTTCGAAGCTCAGCTGGGTTTGAATCCCATCATGCTTGGTCGGAAGCTCAATTGGGTCTGAATGAGTCTGATTGCCTCAAATTTAGTAAGtgtataataaaataatattgacTTAAGTGTTTTTAGTTGATATTATTTATCTAGTTTAAGTCAATTAATTCTGAGAGGATTAATTTAATCCTATAAATTTAAATCGAGAAGCGTTTATAATGAATGGTATATTAGTCTTAGCATTTTTAAAGAGACATTCTATTACCCAAGAGGGCTGaagagatgaataaaaaattaaacgtTTAAACAATCCATTTTGTAAaagctattattattattattaaagtatTGTAGATTATTAAGATTGCTAGGGCATGTTCCataggtagaattttctaaatgagttttaaaaaaaaaaaatttaatatgtcACATTGAAAGACATAAAAATTTATTACTTTCCGTAATAAAAATATCTACCTACAAATCTTAAATCAcattgttaattaattaattattagttcCACCATAATTAATTTTGAGAGAAAAAAGTAATTTAGATTTTTACTAttacttttaaattaaaatctcaaaTCTCATGTCCATAATGATTTAAActtttttatttaactttttaATTTCATGAACCTCTAAGAAAAATCTTGTATTGGAAATGTCCTATTATCAAATTATTAATCCTCTTCCTTAAGCAAGAAAAACAAATTATTTCTGTTCCTTTTGAATACTTTGGGTGCGTTTAGtttgtttaaattttcatttcatttttcaaaaactcatattttcttattttttcagaaaatatttttttttatgtttttcattttcataaaaaatactttctctttttttttgaaaataaacggaaaaatataaatttctattttatcagaaaataaaaatagaaaataatatagaaaatacAAACTACACGCCCTTTGATTTCTTTAATTGACATCGAGTATCAATttacattaattaattttaaaatgatccgATCCCAAAGACAATTCATTAACTTAGTATTTTTAAATTAACTGaaaattttatctattaatttatcaaCACTAAAATTCGATCGATTCTTACCTACCTAAGCCGTCAATGCAATCGCCATGCAGTTTTAATACTAGTTTAATTGTTTTAAAGGTGCTCCAAATTTTTAGTTGTATTTATAAATCGCCCGAAATTCATCCATTACGATACAGACAAAATGCCTTATCCGAATAAAAAACTAGCCATCCAATCACGCCACTCCAATTCCTCATCAAATCCATTACCAgaaaactttttattttattttattttattttattttgaaagaaattaaaaaaaaaaaacctccaaCTGCCTAAAAATTCACAACCACTTCCCTTTTCGGTCATCTCCTCCCGGCTCCCTCTCCTCTTCGTCCCTCCTTCAATGGAGACCATCCTCTCACCTTCCACCTTCACCCCTCTCTTCAACCCCAAGCCCTACTCATTCCCTAAGCAACCCAAGCTCCCGCTTCTCTCCAAATCCTTTGCCTGCGCACTCAACAATTTTtctacctcttcttcttcttcttcctcctccacctccaAGAAGACCTGGATCTCCCACCTCCACCATGGCCTGGCAGCCGCTGCCCTATCGCTCGCCATCAACTTCTGCCCCGTCCCCTCCCTCGATCTCCCTGCCGCCGCTTCGGAGTTCGACGTGCTGAACGAGGGCCCCCCGCAGGAGTACATCCTCGATGATGCCGGCGTCCTCAGTCGTGTGACTAAGTCGGATCTGAATACCTTGTTGTCTGATCTGGAGTCGAGGAAGAATCTCCACATCAATTTCGTCACTGTCCGCAAACTCACGGTGAGCAGCTTACTTGAGAGAAATGGTAGGGTTTCTTCTAGGTTTTCATTGTGTTCTCTCTGGCTATTTCCGTGGCCGTAAGtctcgagaatatgtgtgcattttattttgattggcAATATCATTTAGACACGGAGATGTGTTGTTTCCCTTCATCTAAACGCATCCAATGACTTTGATTTACAGAGTAAAGCAGACGCTTTTGAGTATGCTGATCAGGTGCTCGAGAAATGGTATCCTACTGTTGAACAAGGGAACAACAAAGGGTTAGTTGTATTGGTTACCACTCAAAAGGAAGGGGCAATCACAGGAGGACCTGCATTCATTCAAGCAGTTGGAGATACTATTCTTGATGCGACTGTGTCGGAGAACCTTCCTGGTAGGATTTCTTCGTTTTTTTTTGTTGTGTTTTTCTGGCTAATTACCTCTATGATACAACTCTTCTGTGATTTGCATTGTCAAGGAAGAGTTTATTGCCCATCAAACTCGAAAAAAAAATAAGCTCCTTGGAATCTGACTACCAAAGTCATTGTTACTATGACAAAGACCTAACGAATTGATTTTGATAGGTCAATTTGTCGTGGTTCTATGGCTTGCTCTTAATGCACGCCGCCACAAACTAAAAATGACATCCATTCTTTTGTGTTGTGTCGGTAACAAGTAATTGTTGAGTTGAATTTCCCTACTCAGTATGAAATTTCCATCTAGATCCTGTCAACATAGGGGGTGAAATATGATAGAATTGATAAATTTCCACGTGTAGAGCTGATAATTATTAGAAACTCTAGGTTTGCTGCAATTATTGGTTTAGACTACATTGTATCATatctaattgataaaaaaaatatattggaaGGACAGTTGGTCCGTCCAAATTCTTTATTGGGGGATGATGCGGTGATAATGAAGGCCCACCCTGTTGATACAGTAGAGGTTAaaaaaggtcaaagtcaaggcggtcaatatGTAAATGGTATCGGCCAGTCGGGCGAAGTTTGCCCTGACCGAGGAGAAGGCTTCAATCCGCCGTCACCTTCGACACGGGGAGCAATCGaacaaccgacgctcaagggagacaATGTGCAGAAGTCGAGCTAAGTGACTACCCCGCTCAGCTAAACAGATGTATGCAGAGTTCAACTTTGTCCAAGCGACTTCCTCGCTCGGCCTGGCAACAggctttggccgagcggctaccccactcggccTGGCAGTAGGCTTCGGTAATAACCAAGTGGTGCCACCGACACCGGGCATGGATATCCAGAAAATCGTatgatggaagcttccactgtcactttagagatatgcttgactcgttaaggtactgtgtcaaggacactttactgacaagtcttttcaagaaaagccttgggaagcgtgctcgccttgggaagcgtgcTCGCGCGCTactggagctctatataaagggggtccaagcatcggcgaaGGTATGCGATATTCACCGTTTGcactacagtcttcttgttgctccgccttaTTTTCCATcgccggtgattgacttgagcatcggagggccaacgtcggggacCCTTTTCCTGACTCGGCACTGATGTAGTTGTGTTGCAGGTCCGAGCGGAATCCATAGGAGGTCAGCGTGAACGCTATATCCCCAACTTTCCGTCCCTTTGACTTTCAGACATGATCTGGAGTAAAACAATGATTTATAGTATATGTTTCTATTGTCAGCATCCACAAAATGTATGACTTATAGCTTCTATGACATAAAAAATCTTACTTGCTGAAGGATGCATTGATATCTGACCAATTCTAAACATGACTTTGCTTGAAATTCTGAATTACTAAACTTAAAAGAATTCAAAACAATTATTAACAAAAGGAAGTATTCATTTAATGGTTTTATTTCAAATTGAAACAACAGGTTACACTCCTGAACTTGGTGACATTCTTTTGTATATTAATTTAGCTGCATTTTCTACAAAGCATTTATTCTATgctttttagttaaatttaagcAAGCATTTTAAGAACACTGACATTTAGAAATAAGGGTAGCTTCATCTGTCTcgcctttttattttttaattagttacaCGTACTACCCTTTAGCTACAAAAAAACTATCTTCTGCTTCTGATCGATATCACTAATGTGCTATATATGTTCTTGACAATTTTCCTCTTTTGAGAACATAAATTCTATCTATGAAAATATGAAATCAGGAACTAGCCAGTGAAAAGCATTTATGGAAACTGTTATTGTCTTGCATTCTGATTATTAACATTGCAAGTACTACTCATAGTTATTATTGTCTTGCAGTATTAGCTACAGATGAGAAATATAACGAGGCTGTAGTCTCTGCTGCAAAACGTTTAGTTGCTGCCATTGATGGGCTGCCAGATCCTGGAGGACCTACATTCAAGGATAACAAGCGTGAATCCAACTTCAAATCTAGAGAAGAGACTGAAGAGAAACGGGGACAGTTTACTCTTGTAGTCGGAGGTTTGCTGGTGATTGCTTTTGTGGTTCCTATGGCACAGTATTATGCTTATGTCTCCAAGAAGTAGTTGTCGGATCAGAGGAGAAAATTCTAGTTTAAAGTCGTATCTATTTAGAACTGAAACCCAAAGAATTTTGAGTTGTATATTCTATGCCAACTCCCATTGGCTTGAATTCAATCAAATGACCAAAAAATTAGTTTACCGGCATGTCGCAGCCGATGTGTTTGTTGGTGTACTCAACAAGATCTCTTTCATTCCAGAACTAATGTTCTTCCAGCAATTCCATGTCATCCATCCTTCAGCAGAtatgatttattttattaaattttgcaGCGATCATCTCGGTCATTCAATTTTTTTTGTAAGCTTGCAGTCAATCCTCCACTTCTCTCACTCTCTTAGCAATTTTTACATGTTAAGCCTAACCCCTGGCTCGGTCTTCTTGACTTCGTCTCTTCTAGTTAACTCCCCAAACCAATAAAAAACATGTAGTTTATTATAGAAAACTCTTGACTTTGTCTCTTCTTCTGTACCTGTAAGTTATTGTACAACTCTTCTTatttcttgttcatttagaaaaaTCTTAACTATATCATAAAAGTATAAAACTATTTGGGTTTGACCATATCGAAAAATTAATGCATGGATGAAAATTACATGCGttcgatagtacaagaaatagagCTTTTGGCAATTGAGAATTTCATTGCTCTTATAATCATTACTTCATTTAGTTAAAGTATTAGATGTATAATTTCATATGTATTGTAGTAAAAGGATAGAATTCGTCATCCAACGGTTTCATATGGTTGAGGAGGTAAATCGAGAAGCTGTAATTGATCACTACGAGGAGGATTGTTAGTTCGGCTTTGCTGAAAATTGATCCCTGCCATATAGTATAGTGAATATAACACAAGTATGGTACCGTCACATTAGCGATCCTCTCACGACTATTCTACATCATTGAGAGAGAGTTCAACAGAAACCCAAATTGACAAGTGTATGAGTGGAGTTCATAGAAATGATGAAATCTTCTATTAAATTTTAGTCTCACTTATTACAATCATTATCCTACGCACTTATTAGCGGAGTTAGCACTGGAGGAATAGTGAATAAAACACAAGCATTAATTGATTGGTGGCATTAGTCCGACATAatgaaaagaatttaaaaatccatttttttttcttgtttattaATTTTAACTTGAATACCTACCGTGCATAACAATCTTATACattaaataagaaaaattataaaatgatgccttaataataaaatttagataatttATGATATATTATTTATTTGGAAAATTTTCAGAATGCTTTGCTATTTATATTTTACCATTTTAAATCACCACCAAATCTCTTTCCAAAGGGCGAACTttgatattaataaaatattagggTCTTTTTAAAAACCTATTAAAACTTAGATAAATTATcctgtttattattttttattatcatgtttcttaaaatgatattttttttttataaaaaaacctATATAGAGAAATACATTAGATTCTAGATTCATGTCCGACCATAGTCAAACAAGGCAATTAAATCTCCATCAGATGCATTATTATTCAACCCACGAAATTAATTTTCTAGATTCAATGTTATACGTCTTCTCGGACATGGAATGTCTATACGATTTTGGTGTCGAAATTCGACACTCCTCCTGAGTAtgtctttttattttttcatattttaaccatttatattaataattaataatcatCCATAATTTACTTTATAGATTGATCATGTCcaaaaatcaaagaaaaaaaaaactaaggatgTAACATTCACAGTGACCTCCTAAGGACTTCATGTAGACCTGCAATACATACTACGTCAATGTCGAGCCAGAAAGAGGTCTCCGGCGTTGACCCTCCAATGcacaagtcagtcaccgacgataaAGAATAAAgcagagcaacaagaagactgtagcatAAACAGTCAATATCACATGTATTGTGTACCTCCGTCGATATTTGAACCTCTCTTTATATATCGCTCCGGTAGCGTGCGTGCACGTTTTCTAAGGCGAGCgcatttttcaaaacttttcctGAAAAGATTTGTTAGTAAAATGTCCTTGACATAGTACTTTAACGGACCGAGCATATCTTTGAAATGACGGTGAAAGCTTTCGTCGTACGATCATCTGGCTGTTCATGCCTGATGTTGGTGACATCAACTCCCAAAAGAATGTTGATGGATATCAATATACTGTACCGCTAGTCCGAGTGGGTTGACCGCTCGACCGATGATTTGTCGTTCTGGTGTCCCGTCTGGTCGGCCAGAACCTCGATAACCCTTTACGTGTCTACTCGACCGACGTTCCACTCTGCCACTGTCGAGACCTTTTATTAGGTCGAACGGGATACTcgctcggccgaagttgaactctATCGATGTTAATTAGGCTCTGTTGTCTGGTCGAGTGGGGTAGTCGCTCGGCTCAACTTTTATACGTCGTCTTCCTTGAGCGTCGGTTGTCTGCCTTCTCTTCGTAGCAAAGGCGACGATGGGTCGGAGCCCTCTCCTTGGTCGGGACGTGCTTCGCACGACTGAACGATGTCATCTAtgtgttgaccgtcttgactttggcCTCCTTTAACTTTCACTATAGTAACAGGATGAGATCATTCATCATCACCATATCATCCATGTTAATCTAGAGATAGATCGATAAGATGTCTAGCACGAACAAAGAATCTTTTGACCCACAAGATTCAATGTTAAACGCTAATTGATTTGGCCTAAAGAACCTTCCTCGAACGTCAGTAACTAGACATCCAGCCGTATACAAGTCTTCGTTGACTTGGTTTTTTGAGAATATCATACACAAGTCACCTGTTGGTCAGCCGCGCGGCACGCGCTCGTCGACCTGGAAAAGTAGAAGCACGAGAAGAAGGCAACACGCACGCCCGCGCTACAATACTGCAATTTATATATTCGAAGGCATCATCGATCATCTCCTAAATTTGAACCCATGCACCAGAGCAAACCGTCGAGGCCGCACGATCGATGATGTTCGCGAAAGAGCAATCAGCAGGAGGAGATCCACAAGGCGACACGAGGCCGCACGATGTCCAAATTCCGGTACGACGACCCATCAGCACCACCCCTACCTTGGACACCGCAGGCCACTCTCTCTTCGCGCCTCATCCGGAACCGTGCGATCCAAATCCAACCCCGACGGAGCGGCAGAGCAGCAAAATCCACACCACTACTCCTGAAAAGAAGCTAACCCTCTTCGCCTTCCATCTCGCGATACTAGAGAAGTCCGCCACCGGACTCGGGGCGCTGGCCTTCATCTGGGCTACAACTGTTGTTCTTGGTGGTTTCTCGAACAATCTCCGGGGAACGGACTTCGCTTTTTTGACGATAATTCTCGTCATCGAAGGCATCCGAATTTTCAGCCGCAGTCATGAGCTACAGTGGCAGCAGCTCCCCGCACACCCTCTCAGTAACAGTTTCCGACCGTTTCAGTACTTTAGACCAGATGCTGGTTGGATCGTCGCATCGAAATTCATAAGCAGAGCACTCTCTTTCCTTCAGCTCCTGTCTGCCGTTACCTGCGTGACGCTCTCCTTGATGCGCCTGATTGATCAGGATTATGGCAAGCAAGACAGGCATGGGAAGATCTCGTTAAATCTATTCTACGGACTAGCACTCGGTGAAGCTCTCATTTTTTTGGTGGAAAGAAGCTACTGGGCGTGGAGGATCTACTGGTGTCGTCTTCTGGAGAATGTTAGTCGGGAGTATAAGCTCGGCCCGACGGGAATCCTCCCGATTAGGCGATTCTTTTACGAGGTTTACACCAAATGCATTAACGACAGCGCCTTAGACGGCTTCAAGATGAACTTGGTGAGCTTCGCTAAGGACTTGCTGGACTCCGAATTCAACGATGAACAGCTCATGGGGCTCCGAGTCCTGCGGAAGTTGGTGCACAATGACCGTTTTGCCTTCGGCACGCTGAGAAAAATTGGGTCTTCGACGTCGACGATGGAGAGGCTGATCGAGATGCTGAATTGGAAGAACCCTCGAGAAGAAGAGATCAGGCTGTGCGCGGCAGAGATTTTGTCAGAGCTCGCAGGGAGGAGGAGAAACGTGCTTCGAGTCGCCGCGATTCCTGGAGCAATGGAGTCGTTGTCATCGTTGCTTCACAGTGGCAGGACCTCTGATCGGACTAATCCTGATATGGAGTACGTCTTCTCTGAGCTCAACCTGTTGGGCCTGctcatcttcaagaagctctCCGCTGACCATGACAACTGTTGGAAGATCGGAACCACCAGAGGCCTCCTCTCCAAGATCATAGACCTGACTGGTTCAAGCAGAGCACAAAGCAGAGTAGTCAAACGATCATTGCAAGTGGTGAAAATGCTAGTCGATGCTGAAGGAGAGGTCGGCAAAATGCTCCGGCAGGAGATATCCAAAGTAGTATTCACGGTGAGCAACATAAGGGAGATCGTGAAGAACGGAGATATCCGGATGCAGAAGCTGGGAATTGAGATACTCAAAAGCTTGAGTATGGATGAGCACGCTAAGGAGGAGATTGGTAACACAGGGGGTGTCATCAATCTGCTGCTGTCGACCTTTTTCATGCCTGGATTTAGTGATGAGGAGAATTACGTATGCAATCAAGCAGGAGAGACCCTGGCGTTGTTGGCATTGGAAAGCGGCGACAATTGTGATCGTATATTGAAGAAACCAGAGGTATTGAAGAAGCTCATCGGCGTGCTAACAGATCCTGTTCTTCGGATCAACGCTTCGAGGATTTTGCGCAATTTGTGTGCTTATACTAGAATGGAATGTTGTGATAGTCTCAGCCAAGTTGCCGTCGCCATGCCCACGGTACTGAAGGCCGTCTTGAAGGAAAAAGGGAAACTATTGGAAGTATCTGTTGGTCTAGCCACACAGCTCTGCAAGATCACAAATCATGGTGAGTTTTCTCGAGCACTGGAGCAAGCTGGAATTCAAGAGATTGAGCTCGTCGAGAAGCTTGTAGACATACTGAAGGAGTATGACTATCCAGATATCAGGGTCCCGAGAATAAGGAGGTTTGTGATTGAGCAAGCCATTTGGATGATGAACTCCGACGGCAACAGTGTCGGATTATTCgagaaatttggaatggagagACTGCTGGAGTCTGTGGAAGAGACGACGTCGGAGCTGGAATGCTTCCATATATTTTCCGGCAGTGTCGGACTAAGCCGGCACAAAGAGACCATGTCTTATCTTGTAGAAACAGCCTCGAATATAATGAGGGCTGGAAACTGAAACAAATAGTCCTGTTGTGTGTGTCTGTGTTTTTGTAGAATTCAATCTTTAAAGTGGATCTACCTAGTTTTAATTCATTGACAATCTGAAACATGTGATGAAGTGAATGTGCAAAGTTTCTGATAGTTTTTTGTGTCTTCCAGTGCTCATGCAGTGAGCAAATGCCCGCAACCTGCTGAACATTGTTTTTTTTTGGAGATCAAAGTTAATGCTGCGAAACCATGAATAGACAGACTATGTAAGTCTTTCGAGTGTGCAGAATTTCTTAAGTGTGTCTGCATGCTTCTCTTAATTAAAGTTATTTTCTCTGGTGCATATAAAAAAAGCAGCAATGTTGTATCTCGTAAATATATTGAAATATAATGTATAAAAAAAGTTATTACAGTAACGATGGAAATtattatgtatctaaatatttatctttttttttaaatagatttgTTCGAAAATTGAAAAAATAGTTGACTAAGAATATCACTTCAATATTGACTGTGGGGGAGACTCTTACTCATCAAAAGATGACTCGAAAGGATCCTATATATTAAAAATAACGTTAGCAACTGAAATAGAAAAGAAGTCCCAGTGTGGACACTCCAGTGTTCAAGTTAATAATTAAGTCGAGTGAAGTATAATGAATAATCGAATGAACAATGACCATCAGGGTGTAAATTGTATAGCATCACATACTTTTCTATAGGGTTATTATTTATGCAtgaatctaaaaatatttttttttaaaaaagaataaatTATGAAGATACTCTGACACTTTTCTCAAAATAAACTTACAGTTATTGTATTTGTCATAATTAAGAGAAACTTCTATCGTACAAACTTACATATGAAATATTATCTAACCTCCGTGACAAAAaaagccaaaaaacttacataTGAAATATTATCTAACCTCCGTGACaaaaaagccaaaaaaaaaaaagaatatgatGTCGTTGGGTTAAGGGACCTACCATATGATTATATGATAAGCCAACTGAGTTTTGCATATGACCTGATCGGCCATCGCTCGCAAGGACCACCAATCAGATTTATAGAGTATTATTGGGGATTTATCCCTCACTCGTCCCTAACTTGGTTTACCTGTTTAGCTAATGAGTTTAATTGGACCGAACGCCCATTCTATCCAATCGGATCATAATTCTGATCGACCAACCTACTTGATCGAGCTGGTTAGGCATGTCATCTTAGAGTGGAAAAGAAGTCTGGGTTCTAAGGAGTGCTAACTTGTTTTGAGTAATTCATCAATGTTGAGGGCTTCGATGTCCAACTGGCCTATCGGTCTGGTCGGACGGACTCTCGACCATGACAATTGATCGTGCTGAATTTGAATGTTGATCGCTTCCTTAATTTTGATCGTCATATCATCTAATCTCTTGACTTTGATCCAATCCAGAGTTTCCACGTCATGGGTCGTATCAGCTAGAAAGCTGAATGGAAAATAAAAATTAGTCCCACGGAGTAATAGATAGAATTGTGTCTAATTTATATTGAATCATAACTACAAATATTATTGTAGCAATATAATATTTAGATCCTAGAATACAAGTACATTAGTATGGCAAAAATTACTCAAGCAACCTAATCAATATTTTATGACTCGAATTATTTTTCCTACCTTCCTCAAAATTGAAACAGACAATCAACTTATGACCCATCAAATAAGCAACTTCTCTCAAAAATTGCTCAAGTAAactaatcaatattttattactcGAATTATTTTTCTTACCCGCCTCAAAATTGAAATAGACAAGCAActtatgtggcaaaaggtgattcgctcgcccccaccAACTCGTCCctagaccaacacggaggagataaatcacgggtgactactagccattagtgcaaatggccaagagcAGACAAGCAACTTATGATCCATCTAATACAATGCAATAATATGTGAATGTCAAGGATAGAGTGACTGATTAGGGTTGTACGTAAAGAGATTGGGCCTTGTATTTGAGCCTCATAGGCAAGTGCTCAAGAATCGGAATCATAGTCAGAGAACACTCAGGAATCGGGTTTGGAGTTACTTAGTGCTCGGGAACTGGAATTGGAGCCAAAGTAAATTCGGAAGCAATAAATTGGATTTGGAGTTATTTAGTGCTCTGACACTCAATTCGTTGTTTGATATATCTCATTTAATGAAAAAAGATCTTTTATAGTAGAtaattagaaggtaataaattg is a genomic window of Zingiber officinale cultivar Zhangliang unplaced genomic scaffold, Zo_v1.1 ctg182, whole genome shotgun sequence containing:
- the LOC122036635 gene encoding UPF0603 protein OsI_019212, chloroplastic-like, producing METILSPSTFTPLFNPKPYSFPKQPKLPLLSKSFACALNNFSTSSSSSSSSTSKKTWISHLHHGLAAAALSLAINFCPVPSLDLPAAASEFDVLNEGPPQEYILDDAGVLSRVTKSDLNTLLSDLESRKNLHINFVTVRKLTSKADAFEYADQVLEKWYPTVEQGNNKGLVVLVTTQKEGAITGGPAFIQAVGDTILDATVSENLPVLATDEKYNEAVVSAAKRLVAAIDGLPDPGGPTFKDNKRESNFKSREETEEKRGQFTLVVGGLLVIAFVVPMAQYYAYVSKK
- the LOC122036605 gene encoding uncharacterized protein LOC122036605; the protein is MMFAKEQSAGGDPQGDTRPHDVQIPVRRPISTTPTLDTAGHSLFAPHPEPCDPNPTPTERQSSKIHTTTPEKKLTLFAFHLAILEKSATGLGALAFIWATTVVLGGFSNNLRGTDFAFLTIILVIEGIRIFSRSHELQWQQLPAHPLSNSFRPFQYFRPDAGWIVASKFISRALSFLQLLSAVTCVTLSLMRLIDQDYGKQDRHGKISLNLFYGLALGEALIFLVERSYWAWRIYWCRLLENVSREYKLGPTGILPIRRFFYEVYTKCINDSALDGFKMNLVSFAKDLLDSEFNDEQLMGLRVLRKLVHNDRFAFGTLRKIGSSTSTMERLIEMLNWKNPREEEIRLCAAEILSELAGRRRNVLRVAAIPGAMESLSSLLHSGRTSDRTNPDMEYVFSELNLLGLLIFKKLSADHDNCWKIGTTRGLLSKIIDLTGSSRAQSRVVKRSLQVVKMLVDAEGEVGKMLRQEISKVVFTVSNIREIVKNGDIRMQKLGIEILKSLSMDEHAKEEIGNTGGVINLLLSTFFMPGFSDEENYVCNQAGETLALLALESGDNCDRILKKPEVLKKLIGVLTDPVLRINASRILRNLCAYTRMECCDSLSQVAVAMPTVLKAVLKEKGKLLEVSVGLATQLCKITNHGEFSRALEQAGIQEIELVEKLVDILKEYDYPDIRVPRIRRFVIEQAIWMMNSDGNSVGLFEKFGMERLLESVEETTSELECFHIFSGSVGLSRHKETMSYLVETASNIMRAGN